ACCAAAAGATTACAAGAAGCAAATTTACAATGGAAGAGAGTTTGGTGGGCTGAAGGTCAACGTTGGGTGAAACTGCGTCTTTCTACCAAAGCGATTAAAACCCTTAATCACAAAGGATTACAAGCTATGGCAAAAGAAGCAGGAATCAACCTTAATAATTATTAGTTCTGTGACATACTCCTACACCAAATCAAAGATTATGGTGTAGGCTTCTTATCTTTCACCTTAAGAGATGATTGACCGTTTTTGAGTGAGGCGATGCCCATCCCCACTTTTTTAATTA
This genomic stretch from Gloeocapsa sp. DLM2.Bin57 harbors:
- a CDS encoding 50S ribosomal protein L28, which encodes MARKCDLTGKKANNAFSISHSHRRTKRLQEANLQWKRVWWAEGQRWVKLRLSTKAIKTLNHKGLQAMAKEAGINLNNY